In Methylacidiphilum infernorum V4, a single window of DNA contains:
- a CDS encoding GldG family protein codes for MFAIVWMVNYLGYKYYYRKDFSKGGLYTLSSKTINVLKSLPEPVKIIVSLTNSKLQSDIDTLLKEYKYYGGNKIIIEHIDPALNLEKAEALAKRLKFDLQENVVIFEYKNFHKFVSDSQLVEYDNSVAMLGQSPPIKAFKGEQQFTAAILSVVEGKPAKVYFLTGHGERSIDNYTQPGGYGIIANQIRKENMEPLNLNILESGSIPDDASVLVIAGPKNPLSSPEIQAINRFLDAKGKLIVLEGANSNSGLESVLSNYGIVFQNDKVVAIGRLIGGIGGEMIIDKAAGTHFADHPAVKAMIGYTLQLPDCRSISLASEASNPNVKKVTALVKTPEGFWGETNWKQEEKPKYDPGVDIAGPLILAAVYDGGEVPGKEGIHVYGTRIAAVGSSAFLANQYIKPDGVDFFINLLNWMLQKEMALGIAPKSIQDFGLSVPASQRQTVAMICLVTVPFAFLILGVGMYFSRRR; via the coding sequence ATGTTTGCGATTGTATGGATGGTGAATTACTTGGGATACAAGTATTACTATCGCAAAGATTTTTCAAAGGGAGGATTGTATACTCTTTCATCCAAAACAATTAATGTTTTGAAGTCTCTTCCGGAACCTGTAAAAATAATCGTAAGTTTAACCAATTCAAAACTACAATCAGATATCGATACCCTACTGAAAGAATATAAATACTATGGAGGCAATAAAATAATTATAGAACACATAGATCCTGCATTAAACCTTGAGAAAGCGGAGGCCTTGGCCAAGAGGTTAAAATTTGATCTTCAAGAAAATGTGGTGATTTTTGAATACAAGAATTTTCATAAGTTTGTCAGTGATAGTCAACTTGTAGAATATGATAATTCGGTGGCTATGTTAGGGCAATCTCCTCCAATTAAGGCTTTTAAAGGAGAACAACAGTTTACTGCAGCCATATTGTCCGTAGTGGAGGGCAAACCTGCAAAGGTCTATTTTCTTACTGGTCATGGTGAGCGAAGCATCGATAACTATACTCAGCCTGGGGGTTATGGAATTATCGCAAACCAGATTAGAAAGGAAAACATGGAGCCTCTCAACCTCAACATACTTGAGAGTGGTTCTATACCTGATGATGCTTCGGTTCTTGTTATTGCGGGTCCCAAAAATCCCCTTTCTTCTCCTGAAATTCAAGCTATAAACCGGTTCTTGGACGCCAAGGGGAAACTGATTGTTCTTGAAGGAGCTAATTCAAATTCGGGATTGGAGTCCGTTCTTTCGAATTATGGCATAGTTTTTCAAAATGATAAAGTCGTTGCCATCGGCAGACTCATCGGAGGAATCGGAGGAGAAATGATCATCGATAAAGCTGCGGGGACGCATTTTGCCGATCACCCCGCGGTAAAAGCGATGATCGGATATACTTTGCAACTCCCCGATTGCCGCTCAATCAGTTTGGCAAGCGAAGCATCCAACCCTAATGTTAAAAAAGTTACGGCTCTTGTGAAGACCCCGGAAGGGTTTTGGGGAGAAACAAATTGGAAGCAGGAAGAAAAACCTAAATACGATCCCGGAGTAGACATTGCAGGGCCTTTAATCCTTGCGGCTGTATATGATGGCGGTGAGGTGCCCGGAAAGGAGGGGATTCATGTTTATGGTACAAGGATTGCCGCGGTGGGTTCCTCGGCATTCCTGGCCAATCAATATATCAAGCCAGACGGCGTTGACTTTTTCATCAACTTGCTCAATTGGATGCTTCAAAAAGAGATGGCATTGGGCATTGCACCGAAATCGATTCAAGATTTCGGATTGAGTGTCCCTGCCTCACAAAGACAAACAGTTGCCATGATCTGTCTGGTTACAGTTCCCTTTGCTTTTTTAATACTTGGTGTTGGAATGTATTTTTCAAGGAGAAGATGA
- a CDS encoding DUF4340 domain-containing protein produces the protein MKNFRSTLVLFIIAALLIGYISLFDKKIKSTEERQRTENELFHVEASDINWLQIKSQSETVVLEKKDNQWKITSPIHVDADERTIDRYLVDLQYLEIRREIPQTELPKEDILKQWGFSNPSLEISFKTSKGKYDLIVGRKTAVSELVYARTSLGSNAPVYLISSSIADSLKKGLDDLRSRVVFHFNPFSVEKCGIRQMSGPSFSDYAVLKKGKQWEIQKPVLARADSTKLEQWFNDLLSLRIDKFVSDDGSNLNQYGLDSPRYQIWVGQSGKKDEDKLLVGNSLSSNSKQVYAKMAANNSVFILETDMINRLVQNFLDIRDRHVFPAFSEEQVDKIGFQGKNLKLFYIKKGGDWQSEETEKGLANKTKIKDFIETLRNLESQEIKQEQMEIKVYGLDNPEEKIEIEFNPGITMDKGQKVELYLGKVENGLIYAKNSIEPFVYTLKEEFTKSLPKTPWDWKDLSVMQLDPQEITQWDVSSALQSFSVKRKEGKLIATGMADTDEEKLKDGLEYLSHLKAVRWIGPQGTELSKPQVKITVHAKKNYILLIGPSLPSGGRMALIEGNPLAFELEESIFRVLTSPQKNPSTLQEAKPQALR, from the coding sequence ATGAAAAATTTTCGCTCTACCCTGGTTCTTTTTATTATTGCCGCTTTGCTTATCGGCTATATCTCCTTGTTTGATAAGAAAATAAAGTCAACGGAGGAAAGACAGAGAACCGAGAATGAACTTTTTCACGTGGAAGCAAGCGACATCAATTGGCTGCAAATCAAGTCGCAATCGGAAACGGTGGTACTGGAGAAAAAGGATAACCAGTGGAAAATTACCTCTCCGATACACGTGGATGCCGATGAACGAACAATTGATCGCTATTTAGTTGATCTTCAGTACCTGGAAATACGGAGAGAAATTCCTCAAACGGAGCTTCCCAAGGAGGATATTCTAAAACAATGGGGGTTCTCTAATCCCTCCCTTGAGATCAGTTTTAAGACTTCCAAGGGAAAATATGATTTAATCGTTGGGAGAAAGACCGCCGTTAGCGAGTTGGTTTATGCTAGGACTTCTCTCGGATCGAATGCACCGGTTTATTTGATCAGTTCTAGTATTGCGGATTCTTTAAAGAAGGGATTGGATGATTTACGGAGCCGTGTGGTTTTTCATTTCAATCCGTTTTCTGTAGAAAAGTGTGGAATCAGGCAGATGAGCGGTCCATCCTTTTCGGATTATGCCGTGTTGAAGAAAGGCAAACAGTGGGAGATTCAAAAACCGGTTTTGGCCAGGGCGGATAGCACAAAATTAGAACAGTGGTTCAACGACCTTCTTTCTTTGCGCATCGATAAGTTTGTTTCGGATGACGGATCGAATCTTAATCAATACGGCTTAGACAGTCCAAGGTACCAGATATGGGTGGGGCAGTCGGGGAAAAAAGATGAAGATAAACTTTTAGTTGGAAATAGCCTTTCTTCGAATTCAAAACAGGTCTATGCAAAAATGGCGGCAAACAATTCTGTTTTCATCCTTGAAACGGATATGATCAATCGGCTTGTCCAAAATTTTTTAGATATAAGGGATAGGCACGTATTCCCTGCGTTTAGTGAAGAGCAGGTTGATAAAATAGGGTTCCAGGGTAAGAACTTGAAATTGTTTTATATTAAAAAAGGCGGCGATTGGCAGAGCGAGGAAACAGAAAAGGGATTGGCTAACAAAACTAAGATTAAAGATTTTATAGAAACATTGCGCAACCTGGAATCTCAAGAAATCAAGCAAGAGCAGATGGAGATCAAAGTCTATGGATTAGACAATCCTGAAGAGAAAATAGAAATCGAGTTCAATCCCGGGATAACCATGGATAAGGGGCAAAAAGTTGAGCTTTACCTGGGAAAAGTTGAAAATGGGCTCATTTATGCCAAGAATTCCATCGAACCCTTCGTCTATACTCTTAAAGAAGAATTTACGAAAAGTCTCCCGAAGACGCCTTGGGATTGGAAAGATTTATCGGTTATGCAATTAGATCCCCAAGAAATTACTCAATGGGATGTCTCCTCAGCCTTGCAATCCTTTTCCGTCAAAAGAAAAGAGGGCAAATTGATAGCTACGGGGATGGCCGATACGGACGAAGAAAAGCTAAAAGACGGTCTTGAATACCTGTCCCATCTCAAAGCGGTAAGATGGATCGGTCCCCAGGGAACGGAGTTATCAAAACCCCAGGTAAAAATAACCGTTCATGCCAAGAAAAATTATATTCTTCTTATTGGACCTTCTTTGCCTTCGGGAGGAAGAATGGCCTTGATAGAGGGAAATCCTTTAGCCTTTGAGTTGGAGGAGTCCATTTTTAGAGTCCTTACCTCGCCGCAAAAAAATCCGAGCACTTTACAGGAAGCAAAGCCTCAAGCCTTGAGATAA
- a CDS encoding DUF2062 domain-containing protein, producing MEKSSQTIPEQQIKKKNFFSFVTHHFEKSHRALRKLPVSAHSIALGFAIGVFYGFTPFWGFKTILAILSAWLTRVSKVAAAIGVAAHDIILPFVPGLMWLEYKIGLILLGTDAHQFKKILPKLQHLELRQLISWQELYHIGWPMFIGSLVIGLPAALVSYFVIFKSIKKYQDKQKIEEELNQDLTPTNSKS from the coding sequence ATGGAAAAATCTTCTCAGACTATTCCAGAGCAACAAATTAAAAAAAAGAATTTTTTTTCCTTCGTTACCCATCATTTCGAGAAAAGCCATAGGGCTCTTCGAAAATTGCCCGTTTCGGCCCATTCCATTGCTTTGGGTTTTGCGATAGGCGTCTTTTATGGATTTACCCCCTTTTGGGGATTTAAAACTATCTTGGCCATCTTATCAGCTTGGCTCACACGTGTCAGCAAAGTAGCTGCAGCCATAGGGGTTGCCGCTCACGACATCATTTTACCTTTTGTTCCGGGTCTCATGTGGCTGGAGTATAAAATCGGTTTAATACTCCTTGGAACAGATGCCCACCAGTTCAAAAAGATTTTACCCAAACTTCAACATCTTGAACTAAGACAATTAATAAGTTGGCAAGAACTCTATCATATAGGATGGCCGATGTTCATCGGCTCTTTGGTGATCGGGTTGCCTGCTGCATTGGTCTCCTATTTCGTAATCTTTAAAAGCATAAAAAAATACCAAGACAAACAGAAAATTGAAGAAGAACTCAACCAGGATCTAACGCCAACAAACTCAAAATCTTGA
- a CDS encoding TetR/AcrR family transcriptional regulator → MDNVREFPIGKQKILTAAKKLFAQNGFEGTTTRMIAQYAHVNEALIYRYYPTKKDLYLEIIRLKIEELSSLTENLANPEHDPESIPQFLKNIALQLFSSVKNDPDFLRLLYYSALEHHELSKMFCDCFVLEIRKKLEGYVSQLIERNIFKRLNPYLISIAFIGIISHYLVTNTLFELDDRQVDETAVIDNFIEIFLNGVVQGEN, encoded by the coding sequence ATGGATAACGTTCGAGAATTCCCCATAGGAAAACAAAAGATATTAACGGCTGCAAAAAAGCTTTTTGCCCAGAATGGTTTTGAGGGAACGACCACCCGAATGATAGCCCAATACGCCCACGTTAATGAGGCGTTAATCTACCGGTATTATCCAACAAAAAAAGATCTCTACTTAGAGATCATAAGATTAAAAATAGAAGAGTTAAGTTCCTTGACTGAAAATCTGGCTAATCCCGAGCACGATCCCGAAAGTATCCCTCAATTTTTAAAAAATATCGCCCTACAGCTTTTCAGCTCTGTTAAAAACGACCCCGATTTTCTTCGACTCCTTTACTACAGTGCTCTCGAACATCACGAATTATCGAAAATGTTCTGCGACTGCTTTGTCTTGGAAATTCGCAAGAAACTCGAGGGTTACGTCTCCCAGTTGATCGAAAGAAATATTTTCAAGAGATTAAATCCTTACCTCATCTCCATTGCTTTCATTGGAATAATTTCGCATTACCTCGTCACCAACACCCTTTTCGAATTGGATGACCGCCAGGTCGACGAAACCGCGGTCATTGATAATTTCATTGAAATATTTCTTAACGGTGTAGTCCAAGGGGAAAATTAA
- a CDS encoding HlyD family secretion protein → MDYRLLNRLKSPAYKGLTATLTEEQEKKEGERIESVHAKTGGSQTGLGMLSSFLFGLIGALIFFLLYFVYTYFSSYETTDDAFIAGHIIRISPKVAGHVVGYYIDDNMDVKKGQLLIEIDPRDYQSRVALAQANRDLAETEWKRMKEILRSSAVSQLQVDAAWAIKLSTEAYLRLNELQLGYTRIYAPEDGRITMRTVEKGQYVEVGQTLFDIVPPELWVVANYKETQITYMRPGQPVTIRIDAYPHRRYKGHIDSIQRGSGAQFSLLPPENATGNYVKVVQRVPVKILFDEPLNKEEIVGPGFSVVPTVEVRKFRLDVFWSLALLLIGFGAGLLVGLIRKLKKKEQ, encoded by the coding sequence ATGGACTATAGACTCTTAAACAGGTTGAAAAGCCCAGCCTATAAAGGCCTCACCGCTACCCTGACCGAGGAACAGGAAAAGAAAGAGGGCGAAAGAATCGAATCGGTTCATGCCAAGACAGGGGGATCGCAAACCGGCTTGGGGATGCTATCTTCGTTTTTGTTTGGCTTGATTGGGGCGTTAATTTTTTTCCTGCTTTATTTTGTTTATACTTACTTTTCCTCCTACGAAACCACCGATGATGCTTTTATTGCCGGACACATCATTCGGATTTCTCCCAAGGTTGCCGGGCATGTCGTAGGTTATTACATCGATGACAACATGGACGTGAAGAAGGGTCAGCTTTTAATTGAGATTGACCCCAGGGATTATCAATCCCGGGTTGCTCTAGCCCAAGCCAATAGGGACTTGGCTGAAACGGAATGGAAAAGAATGAAAGAAATCCTTAGGTCTTCAGCCGTTTCCCAGCTTCAGGTTGATGCGGCCTGGGCTATCAAGTTGTCCACCGAAGCTTATCTGCGGCTAAACGAGCTCCAGTTGGGATATACCCGGATTTATGCTCCAGAAGATGGAAGAATAACAATGAGAACCGTTGAAAAGGGGCAGTATGTTGAAGTAGGTCAAACCCTTTTTGATATTGTTCCGCCCGAACTCTGGGTTGTTGCCAATTATAAAGAAACCCAGATCACGTATATGAGGCCGGGTCAACCCGTAACAATTCGCATAGATGCCTATCCTCACCGCCGATACAAGGGTCATATTGACAGCATACAGAGGGGAAGTGGGGCGCAATTTAGTCTTTTGCCTCCAGAAAATGCAACGGGTAATTATGTAAAAGTCGTCCAAAGAGTCCCCGTTAAGATCTTGTTTGATGAGCCTCTCAATAAAGAGGAAATCGTGGGTCCGGGTTTTTCAGTGGTACCCACGGTCGAAGTAAGAAAGTTTCGCTTGGATGTTTTCTGGTCTTTGGCCCTATTGCTTATCGGTTTTGGAGCAGGGCTGCTTGTTGGCTTGATCCGTAAGCTCAAAAAGAAAGAGCAGTAG
- a CDS encoding ArnT family glycosyltransferase, whose product MWFFRFNKVNEEEIEQSSLSLLKLSAFPSFPLASLFFLLVLTFFYIEESRGPVIFDDNEGLYAGAAREMLQKNDWILPTVNGIPRLQKPPLVYWCILISYKIFGINEFAARLPEALATVLWIMGVYFLGCAMGGEKIGLLASLMLGTAFGFYIFTHILMPEPFFSAAVTYALLFIYLGLREDKRSYFLLAWLVMALGSLAKGLHATLYPLLSSGLAVLFFPRTRKRWIKLFWWPGIILFLLVLIPWYVIIEWRLPGFLHEHFLNEQWGHALNHRNPPDAGTVPIAQFYFEHLIFLLPWTLFLGTLWELKDKASLNWQNALLFSWIITTFLSVTFSSLQDYYAMSCWGAIALILAMPFCIEDKGKRTPLYFTLPSVVIVFLGLSGILIALLIDHSAEFHPIWAKPLEKRDTFLSAIFGFSFSTWKNFVPLLYRASLSFFVGGIVAYLFFSRKERFLAGVFLALTMIYPLHQAGQGFSLLSDYFSSMKLAQKINGFVAKDDIVISDSEPNFASGLFFYLNHSPILWVHANSKAEFAQRILNQGKEYYITESDVENYWKSSKKVFLITEEVSLSYWARLFKMDPSTLVPIEKSGTRVLLVNQRVR is encoded by the coding sequence ATGTGGTTTTTTCGGTTTAATAAGGTCAACGAAGAAGAAATAGAACAAAGTTCTTTATCCCTTTTAAAATTATCCGCTTTTCCTTCATTTCCTTTAGCCTCTCTCTTTTTCCTATTGGTTCTTACTTTTTTTTATATTGAAGAAAGCCGTGGCCCGGTCATTTTCGATGACAACGAAGGATTATATGCGGGCGCGGCTAGAGAAATGCTGCAGAAAAATGATTGGATTTTGCCCACTGTAAACGGAATTCCTCGTCTCCAAAAACCCCCTTTGGTTTATTGGTGCATTCTTATATCCTACAAGATCTTCGGCATTAACGAATTTGCAGCCCGGCTTCCCGAAGCCCTGGCCACGGTTCTCTGGATAATGGGTGTCTATTTTCTTGGATGCGCGATGGGAGGGGAAAAGATCGGTCTTTTAGCCAGCTTGATGCTGGGAACGGCATTTGGTTTTTATATTTTTACCCACATTTTAATGCCTGAACCCTTCTTTTCCGCTGCTGTAACCTACGCCCTTCTTTTTATCTATTTAGGATTAAGGGAGGATAAGAGGAGCTATTTTCTTTTAGCTTGGCTCGTGATGGCCTTAGGGTCCCTGGCTAAGGGGCTCCACGCTACTTTATATCCTCTTTTAAGTAGCGGATTGGCCGTTTTGTTTTTCCCAAGGACGAGGAAAAGATGGATAAAGTTGTTTTGGTGGCCTGGAATTATTCTTTTTTTACTGGTTTTGATTCCCTGGTATGTGATTATCGAGTGGCGGCTTCCCGGTTTTCTTCACGAACATTTTTTGAATGAACAATGGGGCCATGCTCTTAACCACAGGAATCCGCCGGATGCGGGAACTGTCCCTATAGCGCAGTTTTATTTTGAGCATCTCATTTTTCTGCTTCCTTGGACCTTGTTCCTTGGAACCCTATGGGAGCTGAAAGATAAAGCCTCGCTGAATTGGCAAAATGCATTGCTTTTCAGTTGGATCATCACCACTTTTTTGTCTGTAACCTTTTCTTCCCTTCAAGACTACTATGCGATGAGTTGCTGGGGGGCGATTGCCTTGATTCTTGCAATGCCCTTTTGTATCGAGGACAAAGGGAAAAGAACACCTCTTTATTTTACCCTTCCCTCTGTTGTTATTGTTTTTCTAGGCTTAAGCGGCATTTTGATTGCTCTACTCATTGATCACAGCGCGGAATTTCACCCCATTTGGGCAAAACCCTTAGAGAAGAGAGATACCTTTTTGTCTGCCATTTTCGGGTTTTCTTTTAGTACTTGGAAAAATTTTGTTCCTTTGTTGTATCGGGCCTCTTTGAGTTTTTTCGTCGGTGGGATTGTAGCCTACCTATTTTTTTCAAGAAAAGAGAGGTTCCTGGCCGGGGTCTTCTTAGCCCTTACCATGATCTATCCGCTGCACCAGGCCGGACAAGGGTTTAGCCTCTTAAGCGATTATTTTTCTTCAATGAAGTTAGCTCAAAAGATCAATGGCTTCGTGGCAAAGGATGACATCGTGATTTCCGACAGCGAGCCTAATTTTGCTTCGGGATTATTTTTTTATTTAAACCATTCTCCTATTCTTTGGGTTCATGCAAACTCCAAGGCTGAATTCGCCCAAAGAATTCTCAACCAGGGAAAGGAATATTATATAACCGAGAGCGATGTTGAAAATTACTGGAAAAGTAGCAAAAAGGTTTTCTTGATTACCGAAGAGGTGTCCTTGTCTTATTGGGCTCGCCTTTTTAAAATGGATCCCTCTACCCTCGTTCCCATTGAAAAAAGTGGAACTCGAGTGTTGCTCGTGAACCAAAGGGTCCGTTAA
- a CDS encoding NUDIX domain-containing protein, translating to MKKITRSAGLIIYKEINNQPFYLILRAYRNWDFPKGTVQNGETDLETALRETREETNLQKVEFPFGPISKETEIYSKGKIGKFFIAQLKEGEPTLLPSPELGKPEHHEWRWANYEEAKKLLPPHLIPILEWAHSLISPSLDREKYKKG from the coding sequence ATGAAAAAAATCACCCGATCGGCTGGATTGATCATTTATAAGGAAATAAACAACCAGCCCTTCTACCTTATTCTAAGAGCTTACAGAAATTGGGATTTTCCCAAGGGTACGGTCCAAAACGGGGAGACCGACTTAGAGACCGCACTTCGAGAAACTAGGGAAGAAACGAATTTGCAAAAAGTTGAATTTCCTTTCGGCCCTATCTCAAAAGAAACAGAGATCTATTCGAAAGGGAAAATAGGCAAATTTTTCATCGCCCAATTAAAAGAAGGAGAGCCTACCCTTCTCCCAAGCCCTGAATTGGGAAAACCTGAACATCACGAATGGCGCTGGGCAAATTACGAAGAAGCCAAAAAACTGCTCCCTCCTCATCTCATCCCTATACTCGAATGGGCCCATTCGTTGATCTCCCCCTCATTGGACAGAGAGAAATACAAAAAGGGTTAA
- the coaD gene encoding pantetheine-phosphate adenylyltransferase, producing the protein MKRVLYPGTFDPITLGHVDVISKAARLFDEVVVGVAAQTPKETLFELEERMELVERTLKHFSFSNAIALPYTGLTVDFAKELNCCAIIRGLRAVSDFETEFQLALMNRRLKPEIETLFLMPEDNHIYLSSSLVKEISRLGGEISAFVPTVVMEALKQKIGKRNSNPVAISRPR; encoded by the coding sequence ATGAAAAGAGTTCTTTATCCGGGAACCTTCGACCCAATTACTCTGGGACATGTAGATGTCATTTCTAAGGCGGCACGCCTCTTTGACGAAGTCGTCGTCGGGGTAGCCGCTCAAACCCCAAAAGAAACCTTGTTTGAGCTGGAAGAAAGAATGGAGCTGGTAGAAAGAACATTAAAACACTTCTCCTTTTCTAATGCCATCGCCCTTCCCTATACCGGCCTTACGGTTGATTTTGCAAAGGAGCTGAACTGCTGCGCTATTATTCGAGGTTTACGCGCCGTATCGGACTTCGAGACTGAATTTCAGCTCGCCTTAATGAACAGGAGACTGAAACCTGAAATCGAGACGCTTTTTCTCATGCCCGAAGACAACCATATTTACCTGAGTTCCTCTCTGGTCAAAGAAATAAGTCGATTGGGAGGAGAAATATCCGCCTTCGTTCCTACAGTGGTCATGGAGGCCCTAAAGCAAAAAATCGGCAAAAGAAATTCTAATCCCGTTGCCATTTCCAGGCCGCGATAA